A window of Rhizobium acidisoli contains these coding sequences:
- a CDS encoding methyl-accepting chemotaxis protein — MAQRFQSLSFKVIATFILLTVLSIAVIDVLAYFASSRISDEQALKAKESVLIFRGDMLQDQLTQLENQATSIARIEALQMSITSLKSGWKTIEKTSGDARAELKKVFISGNPNPADQREKLMKPEGPSGFYYSNHEKTQGEVARDLADTAFSDLLIADLDGTVLYSYKKQDDFAENLKTDAWKATGAGIAFAKAIENTAKATDDAAPTGFSGLRVDAASGNSGIFYAVPIVKLGAAKGIILFKVRDDIVTGILAKGIVQGSTARAAIVSSDGSAIGLDANGRLATLDATPFTFIKDALASSAMTVADFSRADGVARAYVRGIDYRGDRFLVVESVLLSELNAGSIEIATLLTMFGIGVLVVMAIATGLVTNFLFSPLARLAGVTRDVADGKLDSEIGSLNRKDEIGTMANALARFRQSLIESRELEAASEETRLQAEQDRQQNLAEREAEAKTLQQVVEAIDEGLHHLASGDLAYQIDTRFPNELESLRINFNEALATLSETMTAIGGNSMAVRAGSEEMRTGADELAGRTERQAGSITETANAISAITQSVRRQIERAEQAERIARDAKKETTGSGQIMRETIAAMEAIQTSSRQINTIISVIDDIAFQTNLLALNAGVEAARAGESGKGFAVVAMEVRELAQRSSSAAKEISSLLQKSTHEVESGVALVERAGVALTGIGAHVEAINGQIHDIMGATREEADTLREINSAVAELDAMTQQNASMVEETTEAIHRLATEALEMDRQLGNFTLPPGHHQPSAEVHVLRRHR, encoded by the coding sequence ATGGCACAGAGATTTCAATCCCTGTCCTTCAAGGTCATTGCCACATTCATTCTGCTGACGGTGCTGTCGATCGCAGTGATCGACGTGCTTGCCTATTTCGCCAGCAGCCGGATCTCCGACGAGCAGGCGCTGAAAGCCAAGGAGAGCGTGCTGATCTTTCGCGGCGACATGCTGCAGGACCAACTGACGCAGCTTGAGAACCAGGCGACGTCGATTGCGCGCATCGAAGCGCTGCAGATGTCGATCACCAGCCTGAAAAGCGGTTGGAAGACGATCGAGAAGACCTCCGGCGATGCCCGGGCCGAGTTGAAGAAGGTTTTCATCTCCGGCAATCCCAACCCGGCGGATCAGCGCGAGAAACTGATGAAGCCGGAAGGGCCGAGCGGCTTTTATTATTCCAACCACGAAAAGACGCAGGGCGAAGTCGCCCGCGACCTCGCAGATACCGCCTTCAGCGATCTGCTGATCGCCGATCTCGACGGCACCGTCCTCTATTCCTACAAGAAGCAGGACGACTTCGCCGAGAATCTGAAGACGGATGCCTGGAAGGCAACCGGCGCCGGTATCGCTTTCGCCAAGGCAATCGAGAATACCGCCAAGGCGACGGATGATGCCGCACCGACAGGTTTTTCCGGCCTTCGCGTCGATGCCGCCAGCGGCAACTCGGGGATCTTCTATGCCGTGCCGATCGTCAAACTCGGCGCTGCCAAGGGTATCATCCTGTTCAAGGTGCGCGACGACATCGTCACCGGCATCCTTGCCAAAGGCATCGTCCAGGGCAGCACCGCGCGGGCGGCGATAGTTTCCAGCGATGGGTCGGCCATCGGGCTCGACGCGAATGGCAGGCTTGCAACCCTTGATGCGACACCCTTCACTTTCATCAAGGACGCGCTTGCCAGTTCGGCGATGACGGTTGCCGATTTCAGCCGAGCAGATGGGGTGGCCCGCGCCTATGTCCGCGGTATCGACTATCGCGGCGACCGGTTCCTCGTGGTCGAGAGCGTGCTCTTGAGCGAGCTCAATGCCGGTTCGATCGAGATCGCCACTTTGCTGACGATGTTCGGCATCGGCGTGCTTGTCGTCATGGCGATCGCCACCGGGCTTGTCACCAATTTCCTGTTCTCGCCGCTTGCGCGGCTTGCCGGTGTGACCCGCGACGTCGCCGACGGCAAGCTCGACAGCGAGATCGGCAGCCTGAACCGCAAGGATGAGATCGGCACGATGGCCAATGCGCTCGCCCGCTTCCGGCAGTCGCTGATCGAAAGCCGCGAACTCGAAGCCGCCAGCGAAGAGACGCGCCTGCAGGCCGAGCAGGATCGCCAGCAGAATTTGGCCGAGCGCGAGGCCGAGGCAAAGACCTTGCAGCAGGTGGTCGAGGCGATCGACGAAGGCCTGCATCATCTGGCCAGCGGCGATCTTGCCTATCAGATCGATACGCGCTTCCCGAACGAACTCGAAAGCCTGCGCATCAATTTCAACGAGGCGCTCGCGACGCTCAGCGAAACCATGACGGCCATCGGTGGAAACTCGATGGCGGTGCGCGCCGGCTCCGAGGAAATGCGTACCGGCGCCGACGAGCTTGCCGGGCGCACCGAGCGCCAGGCCGGCTCGATCACCGAGACGGCCAATGCGATCAGCGCCATCACCCAGTCCGTCCGGCGGCAGATCGAGCGGGCCGAACAGGCCGAGCGCATCGCCCGCGACGCCAAGAAGGAGACGACCGGCTCCGGCCAGATCATGCGCGAGACGATCGCGGCGATGGAGGCGATCCAGACCTCCTCGCGCCAGATCAACACGATCATCTCGGTCATCGACGACATCGCCTTCCAGACCAACTTGCTGGCGCTCAATGCCGGCGTCGAGGCAGCACGCGCCGGTGAATCGGGCAAGGGCTTCGCCGTCGTCGCCATGGAAGTGCGCGAACTCGCTCAGCGCTCGTCGAGCGCGGCCAAGGAGATCTCCAGCCTGCTGCAAAAATCGACGCATGAGGTCGAAAGCGGCGTGGCGCTTGTGGAAAGGGCTGGCGTAGCGCTGACCGGCATCGGCGCCCATGTCGAGGCAATCAACGGGCAGATCCACGACATCATGGGTGCGACCCGCGAAGAGGCCGATACGCTGCGGGAGATCAACAGCGCTGTGGCCGAACTCGACGCGATGACGCAGCAGAATGCCTCGATGGTCGAGGAAACGACGGAAGCGATCCACCGGCTGGCGACGGAAGCCTTGGAAATGGATCGCCAACTCGGCAATTTCACGCTGCCCCCTGGCCACCACCAGCCCAGCGCCGAGGTGCATGTGCTGCGCCGTCACCGGTAG
- the ruvC gene encoding crossover junction endodeoxyribonuclease RuvC, which produces MQNTIRIVGIDPGLRRTGWGIIDTLGNSLRFVASGTVTSDGDMDLASRLCQLHDGLAEVVHTYKPDEAAVEQTFVNKDAVATLKLGQARGIAMLVPARAGLRVSEYAPNAVKKAVIGVGHGEKHQIHMMLKILMPKVEFKGDDAADALAIAICHAHNRGSNRMREALAG; this is translated from the coding sequence ATGCAAAATACGATTCGCATCGTCGGCATCGATCCCGGCCTTCGCCGCACCGGCTGGGGAATCATCGACACACTTGGCAATTCCCTGCGCTTTGTCGCCTCCGGCACCGTGACCTCCGATGGGGACATGGACCTTGCCTCCCGCCTCTGCCAGCTGCATGACGGCTTGGCGGAGGTCGTCCACACTTACAAGCCGGATGAAGCCGCCGTCGAACAGACCTTCGTCAACAAGGATGCGGTGGCGACCCTGAAGCTTGGCCAGGCTCGCGGCATCGCCATGCTGGTGCCGGCGCGCGCCGGACTACGGGTCTCCGAATATGCTCCGAACGCCGTGAAGAAGGCCGTCATCGGCGTCGGCCACGGCGAAAAGCACCAGATCCACATGATGTTGAAGATCCTGATGCCGAAGGTCGAATTCAAGGGCGACGATGCCGCCGACGCTTTGGCGATCGCCATTTGCCATGCCCACAACCGCGGCAGCAACCGAATGCGGGAAGCGCTGGCCGGCTAA
- a CDS encoding AbrB/MazE/SpoVT family DNA-binding domain-containing protein, translating to MRVTSKGQVTIPRDLRELAGIEANSEVIFSIENGKLVLSPKNGKQEIEDRGRLDRFLQTIRRLEGTGDQAIDAEDLMSMTRDR from the coding sequence ATGCGCGTCACGTCCAAAGGCCAGGTCACCATTCCTCGCGATCTCAGAGAGCTTGCGGGCATCGAGGCCAACAGCGAAGTCATCTTCTCGATCGAGAACGGCAAGCTCGTTCTCTCGCCGAAGAACGGCAAGCAGGAGATCGAGGATCGGGGCCGGCTGGACCGTTTCCTGCAGACGATCCGTCGGCTCGAAGGAACCGGCGATCAGGCGATCGATGCCGAAGACCTCATGTCGATGACCCGTGATCGCTGA
- a CDS encoding type II toxin-antitoxin system VapC family toxin gives MATLVDTNILVDLAVAGSDWHGWSRRKMLDVFKDGPVLINPIIYSEFSVRYDDMDEVDQLLPQDEFRRENLPWPAAFAAAQAFRLYRRAGGGREQILPNFFIGAHAAIRGYKILTRDPSGYRSYFPSVELITPETHP, from the coding sequence ATGGCGACGCTTGTCGATACAAATATACTCGTCGATCTGGCTGTGGCCGGTTCGGACTGGCACGGTTGGTCGCGTCGGAAAATGCTCGACGTCTTCAAAGATGGGCCAGTCCTCATAAATCCGATCATCTATTCCGAATTTTCCGTTCGCTACGACGATATGGATGAAGTCGACCAACTGCTTCCGCAGGATGAATTCCGCCGCGAGAACCTGCCTTGGCCGGCTGCCTTCGCCGCGGCTCAAGCCTTCCGGCTTTACCGTCGCGCCGGCGGCGGACGCGAACAGATATTACCTAACTTCTTTATCGGCGCCCATGCGGCGATAAGGGGCTACAAGATTTTGACCCGCGACCCGAGCGGATACCGATCTTATTTCCCCTCCGTTGAACTTATCACGCCCGAAACCCACCCTTGA
- the ruvA gene encoding Holliday junction branch migration protein RuvA, with the protein MIGKLKGTIDEIGEDYVLVDVHGVCYVAHCSARTLSKLGSAGEACVLFIETYVREDQLKLFGFMTALEREWFNLLQSVQGVGAKVALAVLSTLTPGELANAIALQDRAAVSRAPGVGPKVAMRLVTELKNRAPAFAGEAINIALKQELGEGVAAAPVADAVSALTNLGYSRDQAANAVAAAMKTAGDDADSAKLIRLGLKELAR; encoded by the coding sequence ATGATCGGCAAGCTGAAAGGCACCATAGACGAGATCGGCGAAGATTACGTGCTCGTCGATGTGCACGGCGTCTGCTACGTCGCCCATTGCTCGGCCCGCACCCTGTCCAAGCTCGGCTCGGCCGGTGAGGCCTGCGTGCTGTTCATCGAGACCTATGTGCGCGAGGACCAGTTGAAGCTGTTCGGCTTCATGACCGCCTTGGAGCGGGAATGGTTCAATCTGCTGCAAAGCGTCCAGGGCGTCGGCGCCAAGGTGGCGCTCGCCGTGCTCTCGACCCTGACGCCGGGCGAACTCGCCAATGCGATCGCCCTGCAGGACCGCGCCGCCGTCTCCCGCGCGCCGGGCGTCGGCCCGAAAGTGGCCATGCGTCTCGTCACCGAACTCAAGAACCGGGCGCCGGCCTTTGCCGGGGAAGCGATCAATATCGCCCTCAAGCAAGAGCTCGGCGAAGGTGTCGCGGCCGCACCCGTGGCCGACGCGGTTTCCGCACTGACCAACCTCGGCTACAGCAGAGACCAGGCCGCAAATGCCGTTGCCGCGGCGATGAAGACGGCCGGCGACGACGCCGATAGCGCCAAGCTGATCAGGCTGGGCTTGAAAGAACTGGCGCGGTGA